Within the Maribacter sp. BPC-D8 genome, the region CTTAGGATAATTTTTAGTGAACGTATTTAACTTTAAAAGGTATTTGACCCAATTCTCAGAAATGCTTTTGCGACCGATCAATGATTTTTCGGGTATACTTACCAATAATGAACCAGTTAAGAAAATAACCGTTATATAAGCTACAAGCACACCTATAGCAGCGTTTATTCCGAATTCTTGAATACTTACCAAACGAGACGAAAGTAAGGTAACAAAACCAACGGCAGTAGTTATTGAGGTTAGTAAGGTAGTCATACCCACTTCTCTAAGCGAAAATTTAATCGCTTTATAGCGTGGTATACCTGTTTGTAGTTTTCTAATATAACTGTCGGTAAGGTGTATAACATCAGAAGTACCGACAATAAGCATGAGTACAGGGTAGAATGCGGCCATAGCATTTAGTTCTTTTCCTAGCCAGCCTAATAATCCCATGAATAGTAAAAGAGACATGGCAATCGAGAAAACCGATATCAAAACTACGGGCATACTTCTATACACCAAAAGTAGAATTATAAAAACCAAAATTGATGCTACAATAGTGGTTGTGAGCACTTCGCTCTTCTGCATTTCAACAATGGCTTCATAGAAGAAAGCCCTACCTAAAATATGAAAATCGGGTAAGTTATGTTCTTTTAAAGAAGCTCTAATACTATTTAAAAGAAGTTCAGATTGTTTGTAATCTAAATTGTCTTCGGTCTCTAAAGCTAAAACTAAAGAATTTCGCTTTTCATCGACAAGTACATTTACAAATAGGGAATCTTCTTTAATTTTATTCCAATCTTTCTGATATTGAGAAGGGTCGTCAATATGTATGATGGGTAAAGTGGTATAACCAAAAGTGGTTTTAAGCGGGTAGGAGAGTGATGTTAAAGAACTACTTTCTAAAACATATTCAAAAGTTTTACTCTCTTCAGAAAATGCTTGAAAACTGTTTAGAAACTCTTGTTGAAAAACATTGGGGTCGTTTTTTACTGCTATGAGTAGAAAATTATCATCGGTACCAAATTCTTCTACATAACTATCGTAAAAAGCTAAATCAGGATCTTCTTCAGGAAAAAACTGGCTGAAATCAAATGAAAACCGAAGCTCATCCAATTTAGAGGCAGCCATTACGCCCAATAGGATAAATAGTACAACGAATAACTTTTTAAGGAAGCCAAGGTCAGCCTTCATAGAAAAATATAAAATCTATTTCGGTTGCGAATTTACCATTCTTGATGCTAACCTTGGTAAAAAGAAACAATTAAGAGCGAAGTAAAATTCAATAAAAAATAGCTTTCGCTCTCAAATGTGGTTTATAACCTATAATTCTATAAAATTATCAAGATAAAGGGTCCAGTCGTAATTGGTGTATTCAATATCTACGCCTTTGGTAGCAGGTATAATTTCATTGGCTTTCAGTATTTTTTTGATTCCGCTTTTGCCACCAAAATCACCTCTAAACCAACTGAATAAAGAAGTAATCTTAACTACATTGGTTTCACTGTTGAATTCACTTGTTTTCTCTAGAAGCCTTTTAGTACCAATTTTAAATTGTTCAGGTAAACGTTCCCATTCATAAATGGCAACTGGCGGACAATCTTTAGCGCCACAATTCAAAGCAAAATGTACATTATAAACGGGTTTGTTTACTCTTAGTTTACGTTCAAATTTACCGGGAAACCACTTGCGTATATAACCCAAACCATATTCCCATTGCGATTTTCTAATGATCCCGTGCTCAATTTTAGCGAACGATACCATTTCACCTGCAATTTTAATTTGCTCTAACTTGAAAAAACTACCTCGGTCATCATATAACTCCGGATTCTTTTGAAGAATCACTTGTATATACGCGTTGTAAATGTTAAGCCAAAAAGCCAATCGTTTATCGTTGGTATCTAGTGCATTATCTAATTCTGAAATGGAAGTATTCGCTAAGATATCTTGTAGGTCTTGCGTATCTTTCTTATCGATAATGCGTTTTAAAAAGGTTTCAGATAATTCGTTGAAATCTGTATTTGATTGGGTGTCAACCTGCGCTTGCACATCAGTTTTTGCCATAAAAAATATAGCCAACATAGTTACAAGAAAAGATATTTTTAGTTTCATGGTATTGTTTTAGATTACCTTATCTACGTAATAGTAGCTAAAAGGTTCGTGAAAGCTTGGTCGTATTTTTATTTAATCGATTACGATAATCTTTTCTTTAATTTTAAGAGAGTAATAAAACTATTTAACGGAATTTGCGTAGGTAAGGCGTAATCCTTTTATGGGTGGCAGTTTTTACTTGATAAATACTACGCCCTGTCTATTTCTATGATAAGTATAATAATACCGGCACATAACGAATTTCATAACTTGCAACGACTCTTTAAGGTTGCTTGCTTTTTAGAACATGAGCAACTTTTAGAAATTATAGTGGCGGTATCTCCGGGGAATT harbors:
- a CDS encoding efflux RND transporter permease subunit; protein product: MKADLGFLKKLFVVLFILLGVMAASKLDELRFSFDFSQFFPEEDPDLAFYDSYVEEFGTDDNFLLIAVKNDPNVFQQEFLNSFQAFSEESKTFEYVLESSSLTSLSYPLKTTFGYTTLPIIHIDDPSQYQKDWNKIKEDSLFVNVLVDEKRNSLVLALETEDNLDYKQSELLLNSIRASLKEHNLPDFHILGRAFFYEAIVEMQKSEVLTTTIVASILVFIILLLVYRSMPVVLISVFSIAMSLLLFMGLLGWLGKELNAMAAFYPVLMLIVGTSDVIHLTDSYIRKLQTGIPRYKAIKFSLREVGMTTLLTSITTAVGFVTLLSSRLVSIQEFGINAAIGVLVAYITVIFLTGSLLVSIPEKSLIGRKSISENWVKYLLKLNTFTKNYPKSIILGTVVFTGLCVLGIYMVQTNQELKNTLPAESKIAKDFDYFQSNFSGFRPLEIAVMSTEGNKVTDFKVAQEIEKLLTYLKTFKSIGNVQSANLPYKIFNKANNLNSAAYFSLPSDEKTFLKYQKDTRKLARKQLAKFINADESIARINGRLQDIGTDNLKIVYSDIDNFAKTQLDTSLVAIKVTGKSILLDKNSEYIRSSLLEGLLYGLLLIGVIMAFVFRDIKIFLISLVPNVLPILFAGGMLGFLGIPLEASLSVVFAIVFGIAVDDTIHFLGKYKLGISQGLDKEAALEKTFAQTGRALVITTIILFFGFMVMLFSIHQPSVTIGLIISVTLVTALILDLLLLPVLLRKLI
- a CDS encoding DUF547 domain-containing protein yields the protein MKLKISFLVTMLAIFFMAKTDVQAQVDTQSNTDFNELSETFLKRIIDKKDTQDLQDILANTSISELDNALDTNDKRLAFWLNIYNAYIQVILQKNPELYDDRGSFFKLEQIKIAGEMVSFAKIEHGIIRKSQWEYGLGYIRKWFPGKFERKLRVNKPVYNVHFALNCGAKDCPPVAIYEWERLPEQFKIGTKRLLEKTSEFNSETNVVKITSLFSWFRGDFGGKSGIKKILKANEIIPATKGVDIEYTNYDWTLYLDNFIEL